The Nicotiana sylvestris chromosome 6, ASM39365v2, whole genome shotgun sequence genomic sequence tggcggcttcaaCGActtccattcatctgaggtctgtaggctatgggctcaatcggaccaatgacatccattccccaggcggcgaatggccaaggtgagcttgttgcaatgagctcgtttggcggcacttttatcatatcagcATGTACTTGGCATTGGAAGCATTTGCGGAATTACTGAATGTTATctatctccatggtcatccaaaagtaacctgccctaagtatcttcttagccaagacaaaaccattcatgtgtggaccacaggtcccaacATGTATATCCTCAAGCaatttagaagcttcttttgcatcgacacaccttagcaatcccaaatcaaaagttcttctatacagatttcctccgctgtggaagaagtgattggacaatctccggagtgtgcgtttATGAGTGCGGTTTGCATGCTCCGAATATTCTCcctttgacaaatactccttgatgtcgtggaaccgaGGCTTTCCatttgtttcttcttcaacatgagcgcaATATGTCGGCCGATTATGGAttcttactgggatgggatcaatgaaattcttgtttggatgttgtatcatagatgacaaagtggccgatgatcgacaaactcattctgaactctgggcatatgtcggaattctatctttgtgaaacTCTTTtccaattcctgcacatggtgcagatatggcaatatcttggaattctttgTGGCCCACTCTCCTTTTACCTAGTGCACAAGGAAATCTAAATCACCGATTACCAACAGCTCCTAAATATTTATGTCGAcagccatgttgagtcctagtatgcagacTTCATACTCTgctatgttgttggtgcagggaaatctgagtttagcagataccggataatgttgacttgtttctgataccaaaactgctccaatgcccactcctttgaaatttgcagctccgtcaaagaatattctccaaccgtcgtatacttcggtaatgtcctctcctacgaatgacacctcttcattaggaaaatacgttttcaagggctcgtattctcctcccaccgtattttcagcaagatgatcttccaatgtttgtcctttgactgccttttgagttacatagatgatatcaaactcactcaacaatatctgccacttggccaactttccagtcggcatgggcttctgaaatatatacttcaaagggtccatcctggatatgaggtatgcagtataggcacagaagtaatgcctcaatttctgggtcacccaggtcaaagcatagcaagtgcgttctagcagagagtaccatgcttcataaggtgtgaacgtcttactcaagtaatacatggcttgctcctttctctcTGTCTCGTcgtgttgtcccaaaacacatctgaaggctccatccaatatagacagatagagtagcaaaggccgtCCCGGTTCCGGCGGGACTAGAACTGGTGGTGGAGACATGTActtcttgattttgtcaaaagctttctaacaatccTTGGTCCAAattgtttcggcatctttccttaacatcttaaagatgggttcacatatgactgtggactgtgctataaagcgactgatatagttgagacatcctaggaagctcatcacatcctttttgctcctaggtggcggtaaatcctgaatagctttgactttagacggatccagctcgatccctcgacaactgacgatgaatcccagtaactttcctgtgggaaccccgaatgcacattttgcggggttcagcttcaagttgtacctccttagcctgtcaaagaactttctcaagtccgctatgtgatttgcagccctcttggatttgataatgacgtcgtccacatacacttttatctccttgtgtatcatatcatggaagatggttgtcatggctcttatCTAGGTAGCCCCGGGATTCTTTAGACCAAACAGCAttatcttgtagcagtataccccccAAAGTGTGATAAAAGTTGTTTTCTCCGCGTCgttt encodes the following:
- the LOC138871830 gene encoding uncharacterized protein, encoding MIQHPNKNFIDPIPVRIHNRPTYCAHVEEETNGKPRFHDIKEYLSKGEYSEHANRTHKRTLRRLSNHFFHSGGNLYRRTFDLGLLRCVDAKEASKLLEDIHVGTCGPHMNGFVLAKKILRAGYFWMTMEIDNIQ